The following are encoded in a window of Primulina eburnea isolate SZY01 chromosome 4, ASM2296580v1, whole genome shotgun sequence genomic DNA:
- the LOC140831008 gene encoding protein WVD2-like 5 produces the protein MDAENEKEANCENGFHWPKVNGTSNGSSQHDKVSETFKNVVKLNNDVTSGSELKEEPSLPSEIYTTSLMKQLGSKEPGDSKESKPLKTTGKIKNEKPLGSRHGAAARLSESKDVLKSSDASNGTTARGFSPRDDVDLKEKSKSLKKKQETDHSDAAGDLNNCKQGGHSDETSSSPSATQSQKLPVTAKPNVFKSGPAEAEEVSNSLCPDGDAKPLKLGALPTYGFSFKCDERAEKRKEFYSKLEEKIHAKEVEKNNLKAKTKETQEAEIKMWRKSLTFKATPMPSFYHEPPPPKVELKKIPTTRAKSPKLGRKKSPLTADSEEIGVPSGRPGRLSLEEKETPYKLAKASTVAGVKKPFRKSLPKLPSEDNSLSDEKKKPRSRKNSISKLTNESLVQLNNISEEKSEAASDAQKQEAGTTAEPTKSQSNVDDEQFLGNEEQTTFIPESVMV, from the exons ATGGATGCCGAAAATGAAAAAGAAGCAAATTGTGAAAATGGTTTTCATTGGCCTAAGGTCAATGGGACATCCAATGGCAGCTCTCAACATGACAAAGTGAGTGAGACTTTCAAGAATGTTGTGAAGTTGAATAACGATGTAACTTCAGGTtcagaactcaaagaagaacctTCTTTGCCTTCAGAAATTTATACAACAAGCCTAATGAAG CAACTTGGAAGTAAAGAGCCTGGTGATTCTAAAGAATCAAAACCGCTAAAGACTACGGGAAAGATCAAGAATGAGAAACCTTTAGGCTCTAGACATGGTGCAGCTGCAAGGCTAAGCGAGAGCAAAGATGTGCTGAAATCTTCTGATGCTTCAAATGGTACCACTGCTAGAGGATTTAGCCCCAGGGATGATGTTGATCTTAAAGAAAAATCTAAATCATTAAAAAAGAAGCAAGAAACTGACCACTCAGACGCTGCAGGTGACCTTAACAATTGTAAG CAGGGTGGACATTCTGATGAAACATCGTCTTCCCCAAGTGCCACACAGTCTCAAAAACTACC TGTGACAGCGAAACCGAATGTCTTTAAAAGTGGCCCTGCTGAAGCTGAAGAGGTCTCAAATTCATTGTG TCCTGATGGAGATGCAAAGCCCCTGAAATTGGGTGCTCTTCCAACCTATGGTTTCAGTTTTAAATGCGATGAAAGGGCTGAGAAAAGAAAGGAG TTTTATTCAAAACTCGAGGAAAAGATTCATGCAAAGGAAGTAGAGAAgaataatctgaaagccaaaaCGAAG GAGACACAAGAAGCTGAAATCAAAATGTGGAGGAAGAGTTTGACATTCAAAGCAACACCAATGCCAAGCTTCTATCACGAACCTCCACCTCCAAAGGTGGAATTAAAGAAG ATACCTACTACCAGAGCCAAATCTCCCAAACTTGGTCGGAAAAAGAGTCCACTTACTGCTGATTCGGAAGAAATTGGCGTCCCCAGTGGTCGCCCTGGTAGGTTAAGCTTGGAAGAGAAGGAGACTCCATATAAACTCGCTAAAGCATCAACTGTTGCCGGTGTTAAGAAGCCATTTAGAAAGTCTCTTCCTAAGTTACCCTCTGAGGACAACAGCTTATCAGATGAAAAGAAAAAACCTAGATCTCGTAAAAACTCCATTTCCAAATTAACAAATGAATCACTAGTTCAGCTGAACAACATATCCGAGGAAAAGAGTGAAGCTGCATCAGATGCTCAAAAACAGGAGGCAGGGACAACTGCTGAGCCAACCAAGAGCCAGTCAAATGTTGATGATGAACAGTTTCTGGGTAATGAAGAACAAACCACTTTCATTCCAGAATCCGTCATGGTGTGA
- the LOC140830240 gene encoding ethylene-responsive transcription factor SHINE 2-like — protein sequence MVASNKFRGVRQRQWGSWVSEIRHPLLKKRLWLGTFETAEAAARAYDEAAILLSGQKAKTNFPRKEQYSPSTLGAKLRRSCFKDSAAPSITCLRLDNDNSKIGVWQKQAGRGSPSKWVMKVELLKHTSNDSTVDHRYEERKFAVQMVEELLDGNALC from the exons ATGGTAGCATCCAACAAGTTCAGAGGTGTCCGGCAGCGTCAGTGGGGCTCTTGGGTGTCAGAGATTCGCCACCCTTTACT AAAGAAGAGACTTTGGCTGGGGACTTTCGAGACAGCGGAAGCAGCGGCCCGAGCGTATGATGAAGCGGCCATTTTATTGAGCGGACAAAAGGCGAAGACAAACTTCCCAAGAAAGGAGCAGTATTCTCCATCGACACTGGGAGCTAAGCTCAGAAGAAGCTGCTTCAAGGATTCCGCGGCTCCCTCCATCACGTGTTTAAGGCTGGACAACGACAATTCCAAGATAGGCGTCTGGCAGAAGCAAGCGGGTCGGGGCTCGCCATCAAAATGGGTTATGAAAGTCGAGCTGCTCAAGCACACTAGTAACGATTCAACTGTTGATCATCGTTACGAAGAGCGAAAGTTTGCGGTGCAAATGGTCGAAGAACTTCTTGACGGGAACGCTCTCTGTTAA